Proteins co-encoded in one Prunus persica cultivar Lovell chromosome G6, Prunus_persica_NCBIv2, whole genome shotgun sequence genomic window:
- the LOC18771941 gene encoding uncharacterized protein LOC18771941 encodes MCCCPSRVCMLCTCLILVVVLVGLLFGFGVFKNGFHKIKDTVNFCDPNVHGSYCGSTGRPFLGYTAPAPF; translated from the coding sequence ATGTGCTGCTGTCCAAGCAGAGTTTGCATGCTGTGCACTTGTTTGATACTGGTGGTGGTTTTGGTGGGgcttttgtttgggtttggaGTGTTCAAGAATGGCTTCCACAAGATCAAAGATACTGTGAATTTCTGTGATCCGAATGTTCATGGATCTTATTGTGGGTCTACTGGAAGACCCTTCTTGGGTTACACTGCACCTGCACCTTTCTAG
- the LOC18773023 gene encoding enhancer of mRNA-decapping protein 4 translates to MASSGNPNPPPQQQPQPFDMQKFFKPTNPTPLSPQSQTQNNSNQNPNPNLSSSSFPIPPASFPPPSGPYSYPPQTAPFHHHQFQYHPHPQAHPHSNHPQIPYSPQDHHLLHQRSLSFPTPPLQPPSTYNIATAPSNPSNNNSSTSNSNPNSGARIMALLGAPSGNLELSAAQPELSVPPGVSIVPTIPMGIPPTGPTRMPSNKLPKGRHLIGDNVVYDVDVRLQGEFQPQLEVTPITKYGSDPQLVLGRQIAVNKSYICYGLKQGNIRVLNIHTALRSLFRAHTQRVTDMAFFAEDVHLLASVSVEGRLFVWKISEGPDEEGTPQITGKVVIAIQIVGEGEAVHPRVCWHCHKQEVLVVGFGKRVLRIDTTKVVKGEVPSADEPLKCPVEKLIDGVQFVGKHDGEVTDLSMCQWMTTRLVSASMDGTIKIWEDRKAQPLLVLRPYDGHPVYSATFVTAPHRPDHIILITVGPLNREVKIWSSASEEGWLLPSDAESWKCTQTLELKSSAEPRVEEAFFNQVIALSQAGLLLLANAKKNAIYAVHLEFGPDPAATRMDYIAEFTVTMPILSFTGTSISPHGEQIVQVYCVQTLAIQQYALELSKCLPPPLDNVGLEKSDSNISREPSGAEGFALDLSGSKPTEMLLANSNSALKQTIQDSSSEGAVSMRYPVSSSSVEATTSKDITTSSTESRPVAMASATSDSDVVFVASPPIPLSPRLSRKLSGLRSPTDGSDPGRTLNEHGGDQQVNDYSVDRQLDSVRSNLSDVPAVDDDSRNIEQKVGQDDLSSVLNSPIMFKHPTHLITPSEILMAASSSEGTNPIDSKNEGEANIQDVVVNSDMGNAEVEIKVVGEARSTQNDEFGSQGEPQNVISENKEKFFCSQASDLGIEMARECCAISAETYTTDEARQVDDSSMTEPLAQSNAGDEDQESAKDASGPCTTPPVFQSHTQTTKVKKQKWKNSQASGQSSPSPSVLNSIDSINEPGGSSSPPSAEAAFPQIMAMQDTINQLLTMQKELQKQMTMMVAVPVTKEGRRLEAALGRSMEKAVKANNDALWARFQEENAKNEKLLRDRNQQITSLINNFMNKDFPVMLEKMVKKELAVVGPAVARAITPAIEKAIPPAISDSFQRGVGDKAVNQLEKSVNSKLEATVSRQIQAQFQTSGKQALQDALKSSMEASVVPAFEKSCKAMFEQVDATFQKGMLEHTNAAQQHFDSAHSPLALALREAISSASSVTQTLSGEVADGQRKLIALAAARTSSSAVNPLVTQLTNGPLGGLHEKVEVPLDPTKELSRLVSERKYEEAFTGALQRSDVTIVSWLCSQVDLHGVLLLNPLPLSQGVLLSLLQQLACDISNDTSRKVAWMTDVAAAINPVNQMIAVHVRPVFEQVYQILHHQHSLPTISSAEHTSIRLLMHVINSMLMACK, encoded by the exons ATGGCTTCTTCTGGGAATCCAAATCCACCGCCCCAGCAGCAACCCCAACCCTTTGACATGCAGAAATTCTTTAAACCCACAAACCCAACGCCACTCTCGCCCCAATCCCAAACCCAGAACAATTcaaaccaaaaccctaaccctaatttGAGTTCCTCTTCGTTCCCAATCCCACCCGCCTCTTTCCCCCCGCCCTCTGGCCCTTACTCGTACCCTCCCCAGACGGCACCGTTTCACCACCACCAATTCCAATACCACCCTCACCCTCAGGCCCACCCCCACAGTAACCATCCCCAAATCCCTTACTCTCCTCAAGACCACCACTTGCTCCACCAGAGGTCTCTCTCATTTCCCACGCCACCCCTCCAACCCCCCTCTACTTACAACATTGCCACGGCCCCTTCCAACCCTAGCAACAACAACAGTAGCACCTCCAATTCGAACCCCAATTCGGGTGCTCGAATCATGGCGCTTCTCGGCGCTCCATCTGGCAATCTAGAGTTGTCGGCTGCTCAGCCCGAGTTATCCGTCCCCCCAGGGGTCTCGATCGTGCCCACTATCCCTATGGGGATTCCACCCACTGGCCCCACTCGAATGCCGAGCAATAAGCTCCCTAAAGGCAGGCATTTGATTGGTGATAATGTGGTTTACGATGTGGATGTTAGGTTGCAGGGTGAGTTTCAGCCACAGCTTGAAGTTACGCCGATTACCAAGTACGGTTCGGATCCTCAGCTTGTGCTGGGCCGCCAAATTGCTGTTAATAAGTCGTACATATGCTATGGATTGAAGCAGGGAAACATTCGGGTTTTGAATATACACACTGCATTGAGATCTTTGTTTCGAGCTCATACACAG AGGGTCACAGACATGGCTTTCTTTGCTGAAGATGTTCACCTTTTGGCTAG TGTGAGTGTAGAAGGACGGCTTTTTGTGTGGAAGATTTCTGAAGGTCCAGATGAAGAAGGTACACCACAAATCACAGGAAAGGTTGTTATTGCCATTCAAATAGTTGGAGAGGGGGAAGCTGTTCATCCACGAGTTTGTTGGCACTGTCATAAACAA GAGGTTTTGGTAGTTGGGTTTGGAAAGCGTGTATTAAGAATTGATACTACTAAAGTCGTGAAGGGTGAAGTCCCTTCTGCAGATGAGCCTCTCAAGTGTCCTGTTGAAAAGCTGATTGATGGAGTCCAATTTGTTGGTAAACATGATGGAGAAGTGACTGATTTGTCAATGTGCCAATGGATGACCACTCGTCTGGTTTCTGCTTCTATGGATGGAACA ATAAAGATCTGGGAAGATCGCAAGGCACAACCACTTTTAGTATTGAGACCCTATGACGGCCATCCTGTTTATTCAGCTACATTTGTGACAGCTCCCCACCGGCCAGATCATATTATACTTATCACAGTG GGGCCACTTAATCGGGAAGTGAAGATCTGGTCCTCAGCGAGTGAAGAAGGCTGGCTACTTCCCAGTGATGCTGAGTCATGGAAATGTACTCAGACATTAGAGCTGAAGAGTTCTGCTGAACCCCGAGTTGAGGAGGCATTCTTTAATCAAGTCATAGCTTTGTCACAGGCTGGCCTTCTCTTACTTGCAAATGCTAAGAAGAATGCTATTTATGCTGTGCACTTAGAATTTGGTCCTGATCCAGCAGCAACGCGTATGGATTATATTGCAGAATTTACTGTTACCATGCCTATTTTGAGTTTTACTGGGACAAGTATTTCACCTCATGGTGAACAGATTGTCCAGGTTTATTGTGTCCAGACACTAGCCATTCAGCAGTATGCTCTGGAATTATCCAAGTGCTTGCCTCCACCTCTGGATAATGTGGGTTTAGAAAAGTCAGATTCCAATATTTCACGTGAACCATCAGGAGCTGAAGGATTTGCTTTGGATCTATCTGGAAGTAAACCCACAGAGATGCTGCTAGCTAATTCAAATTCAGCACTTAAACAAACCATACAAGATAGTAGTTCTGAGGGTGCAGTTTCCATGAGGTATCCTGTAAGCTCTAGTTCTGTTGAGGCAACCACTTCGAAAGATATTACCACTTCAAGTACAGAATCAAGACCTGTTGCAATGGCATCAGCTACTAGTGATTCAgatgttgtttttgttgcatCACCGCCTATTCCCTTGAGTCCTAGGTTGTCTAGGAAACTTTCTGGTTTAAGAAGTCCAACAGATGGCTCTGACCCGGGTCGCACACTCAATGAGCATGGTGGAGACCAACAAGTCAATGATTACTCAGTTGACAGGCAATTGGACAGTGTTCGTTCAAACTTGTCAGATGTGCCTGCAGTGGATGATGATTCAAGAAATATTGAGCAGAAAGTTGGACAAGATGATTTATCTAGTGTGCTCAATTCTCCTATCATGTTCAAACATCCAACCCATCTTATAACTCCCTCTGAGATTTTAATGGCTGCTTCATCTTCTGAAGGTACTAATCCTATTGACAGCAAGAATGAAGGGGAGGCAAATATCCAAGATGTGGTTGTTAACAGTGATATGGGTAATGCTGAGGTGGAGATTAAAGTAGTGGGTGAAGCAAGATCTACtcaaaatgatgaatttggaTCTCAAGGAGAACCTCAAAATGTTATTTcagaaaataaggaaaaattcTTTTGCTCCCAGGCATCAGATCTTGGAATTGAGATGGCCCGAGAATGCTGTGCAATATCAGCCGAAACATATACTACAGATGAAGCTCGGCAAGTTGATGATTCCAGCATGACAGAACCACTGGCCCAGTCTAATGCTGGAGACGAAGACCAGGAATCTGCAAAAGATGCATCTGGGCCATGTACCACCCCACCAGTTTTTCAATCGCATACACAAActacaaaagtgaaaaaacaGAAGTGGAAAAACTCTCAAGCATCAGGTCAATCTTCCCCATCACCAAGTGTGCTCAATTCAATAGATTCCATCAATGAACCAGGAGGGAGTTCAAGCCCCCCCTCTGCAGAAGCTGCATTTCCTCAAATTATGGCCATGCAGGATACGATTAATCAG CTACTGACTATGCAGAAAGAACTGCAAAAGCAGATGACAATGATGGTTGCAGTCCCAGTTACAAAGGAGGGGAGAAGATTAGAGGCAGCTCTTGGGCGGAGTATGGAGAAGGCTGTAAAGGCCAATAATGATGCTTTATGGGCTCGTTTTCAAGAAGAGAATGCAAAGAATGAGAAGTTATTGCGAGACCGTAATCAGCAAATAACTAGCTTGATCAATAACTTCATGAACAAGGACTTTCCAGTCATGTTAGAGAAAATGGTGAAGAAGGAATTGGCGGTCGTTGGACCAGCTGTTGCTCGTGCTATAACTCCAGCTATTGAGAAAGCAATACCTCCAGCTATTTCTGATTCCTTCCAG AGAGGAGTTGGTGATAAGGCAGTTAATCAATTGGAAAAATCGGTTAACTCAAAACTTGAAGCAACCGTTTCCAGGCAAATCCAGGCGCAGTTCCAAACTTCTGGCAAACAAGCTCTTCAG GATGCTCTTAAGTCTAGTATGGAAGCTTCAGTGGTACCTGCATTTGAGAAGTCATGTAAGGCCATGTTTGAGCAAGTAGATGCTACGTTCCAGAAAGGAATGTTAGAACATACAAATGCGGCACAACAACACTTTGATTCTGCACATTCGCCACTGGCACTTGCTTTAAGG GAAGCTATTAGTTCTGCATCATCGGTGACTCAAACCTTAAGTGGCGAAGTGGCTGATGGTCAACGTAAGCTAATAGCTCTTGCAGCTGCACGAACAAGCTCAAGTGCAGTAAATCCCCTGGTCACACAACTAACCAATGGACCTTTGGGTGGTCTCCATGAGAAG GTTGAGGTGCCTTTGGATCCAACGAAGGAGCTGTCTAGGTTGGTTTCTGAACGGAAGTATGAGGAGGCTTTCACTGGAGCTCTACAAAGAAGTGATGTGACCATCGTATCGTGGTTGTGCTCTCAG GTTGATCTGCATGGGGTATTGTTGCTGAATCCTCTTCCTCTTAGCCAAGGGgtgcttctctctcttttgcaaCAGCTGGCCTGTGATATCAGCAATGATACATCGAGAAAAGTTGCGTGGATGACAGATGTGGCGGCTGCCATAAACCCAGTAAACCAAATGATTGCAGTGCATGTGCGGCCCGTCTTTGAGCAAGTTTACCAGATACTGCACCATCAACATAGCTTGCCTACAATCTCTAGTGCCGAGCACACAAGTATTAGACTTCTGATGCATGTTATCAACTCCATGCTGATGGCCTGTAAATGA